Part of the Brassica oleracea var. oleracea cultivar TO1000 chromosome C8, BOL, whole genome shotgun sequence genome is shown below.
TGTAAATACTTGCAAGATTTGAAACTTTTACATAGTTGAGATTTTATGACTCATAATAAAGTTCTAATGATCGTATAAGTATAAAGAATAACTCTCTTTATATTGCTTAAGAAAATAACTCAAAACTTAAGCTCTCAAACACAATCACTAAAACTAATAGGTTATGCAACACCCTTGCATATACCTTATATAGTGATTCATATTTCCTAAACATACATGACATAGAATATTTAGATCTCCTTGTAAACTTTCCTAATCCATAACTCCTAGGAAATAGATAACCTGCTCTCCAAGTTATTTCAAGCTTAGTTCAACATTCTCCCCCTTAAGCTTGAACTTCCATTCTCTTATGTCATGAACGCCAATCGATCTCCTCATTTCTTTGAACTTAAGTCTTCCCAATAATTTGGTTAAAATGTGAGCTTTGTGTTCACTTCCCGGAACATGCTCAACCTCCACTTGATCGTTCTCAACACATTCTCTGATGAAGTGATATCTTCTATGTATATGCTTGCTTCGACCATGGAACACGGGATTCTTAGTAAGTGCTATCGCAGACTTGTTATCAATCTGGATGATCACTTTCTCACACTTCTTATAGGTTATCTCGGCAAACAGATCCTGCAACCATATCGCTTGTTTTGGTGCTTCTGTAGCAGCCATGAACTCGGCTTCGCAAGAGGATAGAGCTACTGTCTCCTGTTTAGACGAACACCAGGTGATAGGGCACTGATCAAAATAGAACACATGGCCAGTAGTACTCTTCCCATCGTCTTCATCAACATTGTGTCTGGAGTCGCTATAACCTACAAGTCCCATTCCATTCGTGCGTCTGAAAACAAGACCATATGCTAGAGTTCCTCGCAGATACCTGAGAACTTGCTTCAAAGCGGCTCCATGTGATTCTTTTGGCTCCTGCATATAACGACTGAGAATACCAACACTAAATGCTAGATCAGGTCGAGTATGAAGAAGGTATCGCAAGCACCCGATGCTTCTTCTGTACTCCTTTTCATCAATACATCGCTCCCTTGGACTCTTCGAGAGTCTTATATTCAAATCCATAGGCACCTGAGACGCATTACAATCACTCAGCCCAGCCTCTTCTAATATCTTTAAGGCGTACCTCTCTTGTCTCAGCATTATACAGCCGATGGTTTGAAGAACTTCAATGCCAAGGTAATATGTTAATCTCCCAAAATCACTCATCTCAAATTTAGTAGCCATCTCCTCCTTAAATTCGTTGATCTTCTTCACATTGGACCATGTAACCAATAAATCATCTACGTACACGGCAACTATAAGAAGCTGCTCTTTCTCCTTTCGACGATAAAGTGAATGTTCTTTCGAACACTTCTCAAACCTCAGTCCTTTGAGTATCTCGTTCAATTTTTTGTTCCAAGCACGTGGAGCTTGTTTCAGTCTGTAGAGCACCTTCTTCAGTTTGTAGACTTTACTCTCTTCACCTTTAACCTCAAAACCCTCAGGTTGTGTCACGTATATGATTTCTTTCAGCTCACAATGCAAGAACGCAGTCTTTACATGAAGGTGATGGACCTCCCAATTTTTTGACGCTGCTAGAGCAAGAATAAAATGTATCGTCTCAATGCGAGCAACAGGGGCGAAGACTTCATCGAAGTCGACTCCATGCCTTTGTACATACCCTTTAGCGACCAACCTTGCCTTGTACTTGTTGACACTACCATCCGGATTTCGTTTCACTTTAAAGAACCATTTTAAACCTATTGGTTTGGCTCCAGTAGGTAACTCAACTAGATCCCAACACTTGTTCTTCGTAATAGATTTGATATCGTCCTCGCATGCTAACACCCATTCTCGAGAATCCTTGGCTTCACTGAAATCCCAAGCCTCCTCATTGATCATGAGAAGAAGATGCTCACTTTCTACTTCTACGAGACAAACATAATCGCTTAGATAGTCTGGTCTTCTTCGGTTCCTGCTTGATCTTCGCTGCTCAGTTTCTTCGTTATGGCCATGTTCCTCATCTTCATCGTTTTAACTCGAAGCATTCTCATCTATAACCTCTATTCCATCATCCTTTTCTTCTTCTATCTCTCCATCAAACTCGTTATCACTCATGACTCGAGTGATATCATCTACTTCATTGGCATTCCCATCCTCTTGTATGCCTTTATTACCAAACTCTCCAAAGCTCAAGATAAACCTCCCAGGATCTCTGTTTTCTTCTCCTTTATCATTCCAGTTCCAACCTCTACTTTCATCAAAAACAACGTCTCTACTGATGATTATCTTACGAGTGGTTGGATTGAATAATTGATATGCCTTTGACTCGGGCTCTGTTCCTAGGTGCACCAACGATCTTGACCTATCATCCAGCTTCTTCCTACCAACCGCCTCTGTTCTCGCATAGCTAAGACACCCAAACACACGAACATGTTCTAGGTTTGGCTTTCTTCCCTTAAGAACTTCATATGGAACCGACGAACTCAGTGATCTAGTTGCAACTCGATTTATGAGATAGGTGGAATGTCTCACTGCCTCTCCCCAAAGATAATTTGGTATGCTCATATGCTTCAAAATACTGCGAGTCATCTCTAACAACGTCCTATTTCGCCTCTCTACCACACCGTTCTGCTGCGGAGAATAAGGTGCGGTTAGATGTCTCTTGATGCCTTGTTTCTCGCAAAACTCCTGAAACTCATGAGATGTAAACTCTCCACCTCGATCCATTCTGAATGTTTTGATGGCGGTTTGTGTCTCTTGTTCTACTATTGCTCGAAACTTCTTAAACTTGTCGAAGGCTTCACTATTTTCTCTTAGCAGGATGGTCCACATGTAACAGCTGTAGTTATCGATGATCACAAAGACATACCTCTTGTGCACTGGTGTTGGAGGCGTAATGGGTCCACACAAGTCACCGTGCACAAGCTCTAACAACTTTGATGCTCGATAAGTTTTCGCAGACGGAAAAGGTCTCCTTGTTTGCTTGCCAAGTAAACATGATGCGCACGTATCCTTCTCTACCATTAGCTTTGGTATTCCTGTTACGAGTTCTTTGTTGATCATTGTCTTCAAAGTATTTTCACCAATGTGTCCTAAGCGTGCATGCCACGTAGTTGATTCACTTTCGGACACAAGTTGTAGGCACCCGACGGGTTCAACATAGATGATCACCTTATAAAGTCTGTTTCGTGACCTGTTTATCTTCACCAGTAGTTTCCCCGTACGATCATAAAATTTAAGAGCTCGTCTTTCATGCAAACTTTGCATCCTGCCTCTGTGGCCTGCCCAAGACTTATGATATTACTCTTTAAATCTGGAATGAAATAGACATTGTGCAACACCTTCTTCTCACCGTTCTTGAACACAAAGCGTATCGATCCCTTTCCAGCTATGTTGATACATGAATCATCACCGAATCTTACTTTCCCCGTGACTGTTGCGTCTAGATTAAAGAAGAAGAATCGATCACCGCTCATATGATTGCTAGCACCATTTTCAAGATACCAAAGATTCTTTGCATCCAAGTCTGCCTCAAGTATGCTCGGTCTTATCTTCTTTTCGTTCAAATACACCACCTCATGCATCATTAGGTTATCCGCCTCCTGCGTACCATCTTCCTTCTTCTCAATAGCTTCTTGAAGCTTCATCAATCTATCAAGACAGTCAGAGGCGTAGTGCCCTAGTTTGTCACACCTATAACACATCACCTTCGAATCATCTGTTTCACCACGGTTTGATTGATAATAACCAAATCGTCCACGACCTCTTCCTCCTCTCCAGTATGAACGACCACCTTGTCCTCTTCCTCTGTTTCCTTGGTAATTTTCTTGAACATGTTGTCTTGAGTCCATATTGGCGTACATGAGTTTGTTCTGGTCATCATGTTGTTGTTCTTCTTCTTCTTCACCAATTCTCTCTTCATACGCCTTCAATCTCCCCACTATATCTTCGAAAGTGGTAATGTTGAGCTCGAGAACCTGTTCAAGGGCTGCTATGATATGAATGTATCTTTTGCGTGGAAAACTCTTCAAAAACTTCTTTACTAGCTTCGGTTCATCAATATTCTCTTCAAGAGCTTCTGATTTGGATGAAATTTCCGAAAGTTTACCAACAAATACATCAATCGTATCAGTCTCTTTCATCTTGATCATGTCGAACTCCGCCATAAGGGTTTGCAATCTAGCTTCTCTTACTCAGTCAGCACCCACATGTCTTGCTTTAATTGCCTCCCATACAGATTTCGAACTATCGAGATCTCCTACTTGCAGAATCAATGCTTCAGGTATAGACTGAAATAGCAGGGCCATCGCCATATTATTTTTATCTTCGTCCTTACTCTATGGTTTCCCATACTTTTTGAACTTTCAGCGCAATCTTCATACGCATCGACCACACCGTATAATTTGCAGCAGTTAGCATAGGACATTTGATGGAAGAGGGTCAGGTTTCCTTAGGTTTTGTGTCGACTTCCTCATCCTTCTTATCACCCATATTCCTAGTATCCCTCTCTCACGATTTTAGGTTAGGCTTTGATACCAAATAAAGTTCTAATGATCATATAAGTATAAAGACTAACTCTCTTTATATTGCTTAAGAAAATAACTCAAAACTTAAGCTCTCAAACACAATCACTAAAATTCTTAGGTTATGCAACACCCTTGCATATACCTTATATAGTGATTCATATTTCTTAAACATACAGGACATAGAATATTTAGATAACTCCTAAATATTGTAAACTTTCTTAATTCATAACTCGGTAGGAAATAGATAACTTGCTGTCCAAGTTATTTCAAGGTTAGTTCAACATAATCTTAATACATAGCTAAGCTTGACAACAAGATCATCTCATATTTAATATCGTGCTTCAACCTTTTTTTTTAAAAATATCAACAAGTGATAAGAACTCAAGACATACATATGGAAACTTTATACCAAGCTCATGGTTTCTTGAGCACCGACGAAAGCAAAAGTATCTTACAAGAGAAACGAAATAACTTGGAACAATGAAAGTAGAGAAGCACATTAACAAGATGAGTAGGGTTCAAGTGGAAACAAAACAACCAGAATCCAACACAGAGAGTTCTTGTTTAGAAACATAACCAAAGTAGAGAAATCCAATACATAAAAAGGTTTTTACAAAGATGGAGAGGAGGAGGATTAAGCTGATCAAGTTCCATTACTCTGCACTTGATTCTCCGGAGCTAGTGGAGAGCTCTCCATCCTCAGCCTGCTCTCCCTTCTCTCCTTACAATCATTTTTAAAAAACTCCTTCTGCTCCTTCACTGCTAGATCCCACTCTTCCTTGGTCTTGGCGTTTTTAAGCCGATCCTCAAAAGGCTTGTACCTCTTCTCATGAAAAGCTCTCAACTTGGCCATGTAGCGATCACCAATCTTCTCCAAAAGTTCAGGGTGTCCCTTCACGAAGTCATCGCATACAAACTCCAACTGTTGTCCTCCAGACACACTGATCTTGCTAAATCCCTAAACGCACAACAACAACAACATCATGGACTACCGTGTAAACTGAACTGGCCAAGAAAGAATGCATACAAACACTTACATATCCCTCGAATCTTACAAAGTTTGTGATTCCCAAGTGTCGTGTAAGAAGGTCTCTTTAACATTTTAGCGGTTTCCAGACTATGAACGATGTTCCGTTTGGTCCCCACGAGATTATCTTATCCGTGGAAGGATCATCAACCATCTCATATGCTTTGCTGAGAAAATCGTAGATTCTGTTTGTTCTGGGAGAAAGATCCATTTCTACAATATGAACCAAAACAACAAATCAAGCAAGTCATAAAACAATGATTCTCTAAACCATTCATCTTTTCAATTTTGAAAATCAAAGATCTTCATATATATAGACCGTAGCATCACAAGTTCACAAGATGCAAAACAAACACATCCTAATAAATCAAGTTATAAATCTAAAGCATCTGTAAACATTTATCCACAAGATCATATTATAAGAATCACTACCGTCCGATTATATGTGAAACAGCTAAGAATGATCTCCACAATGACACGAAATCGAAATTGGAATCGTTACCTTTGCGAGAATCAGAGTTTCTTGAACAAAATCGGATCTTGCATTTGGAGAAAAGCTGACACTGTTCGTTTATTAGATAAACCCTAAGAAGAAGAAGGTTTATTAAATGACTGATCTGGTGGGCCAAGGCTTTATTAAAATATTTGGTCTGGCCCATGTGTTTGTTTTG
Proteins encoded:
- the LOC106308754 gene encoding uncharacterized protein LOC106308754, which translates into the protein MAEFDMIKMKETDTIDVFVGKLSEISSKSEALEENIDEPKLVKKFLKSFPRKRYIHIIAALEQVLELNITTFEDIVGRLKAYEERIGEEEEEQQHDDQNKLMYANMDSRQHVQENYQGNRGRGQGGRSYWRGGRGRGRFGYYQSNRGETDDSKVMCYRCDKLGHYASDCLDRLMKLQEAIEKKEDGTQEADNLMMHEVVYLNEKKIRPSILEADLDAKNLWYLENGASNHMSGDRFFFFNLDATVTGKVRFGDDSCINIAGKGSIRFVFKNGEKKVLHNVYFIPDLKSNIISLGQATEAGCKVCMKDELLNFMIVRGNYW